From Bacteroidales bacterium, one genomic window encodes:
- a CDS encoding magnesium and cobalt transport protein CorA — MIQVFYKSKGQIATTSDVKELTENLGFDDVLWIDLYEPSAVETKSVEEFLETTLQSRAQAEEIESSSRYSETDTAIFANTDFISPGPDSYSEESVSFVVSEGVLVTTRQAPLRTFTEFQRRMVNSYKLYPTGYHIFVAIMENRVDLDADMIEVMAKEIEKYGQNVNVGAKVNEDFLLDINQMQENTMMVRENIVDKQRIVTAVLRSDKFPSDIRPRLEVLVNDIVSLLNHTNFNFERLEYLQNTVLGLINLEQNKIMRILTFVSLLFMPPTLISGIFGMNVNLPIFGENFRLADFCMILFIMLLSVLVASILFRHRRITK; from the coding sequence ATGATTCAGGTTTTTTACAAATCTAAGGGGCAGATTGCAACCACGTCAGATGTTAAGGAACTGACGGAAAATCTGGGGTTTGATGATGTCCTATGGATAGATTTGTATGAACCTAGCGCAGTTGAAACTAAATCAGTTGAGGAATTTCTAGAAACAACACTTCAGAGCCGTGCACAGGCGGAGGAGATTGAAAGCTCATCCCGCTATTCGGAAACAGACACGGCAATTTTTGCAAATACAGACTTTATATCTCCGGGTCCCGACAGTTATTCTGAGGAATCTGTCTCTTTTGTAGTCTCTGAGGGCGTGCTTGTTACAACAAGACAGGCGCCGCTTAGAACATTCACGGAATTTCAAAGAAGAATGGTGAATTCTTACAAGCTGTATCCTACAGGCTATCACATCTTTGTGGCAATCATGGAGAACAGGGTAGATTTGGATGCGGATATGATTGAGGTGATGGCAAAAGAGATTGAGAAGTACGGGCAAAATGTAAATGTGGGGGCAAAAGTAAATGAGGATTTCCTGTTGGATATCAACCAGATGCAGGAGAACACAATGATGGTTAGAGAGAACATTGTTGACAAGCAAAGAATTGTTACCGCGGTTCTAAGAAGCGATAAGTTCCCAAGCGATATTCGTCCACGTCTGGAGGTCCTTGTAAACGATATTGTATCCTTGCTTAACCACACAAATTTCAATTTTGAAAGGCTTGAGTATCTGCAAAATACGGTGCTTGGTCTAATCAATTTGGAACAGAATAAAATCATGAGAATTCTTACGTTTGTTTCATTGCTGTTTATGCCGCCGACTTTAATTTCCGGTATTTTTGGAATGAACGTGAATCTTCCAATCTTTGGAGAAAACTTTAGGCTGGCTGATTTTTGCATGATTCTATTTATCATGCTGTTGTCTGTTCTTGTTGCCTCTATTCTATTCCGCCACAGAAGAATTACCAAATAG
- a CDS encoding ROK family protein, with translation MGVIGIDLGGTKVSAAVFDEFGNLQKRDMRLLEGRTGSAVGELIADVIKQLIPVYSITGAGICIPGIVYSKKETVWAPNIPGWENFPLKKYVREALSDKDISIAIESDRTCYILGEKWKGAAKDCDNAIYLAVGTGIGAGILLDGRVIHGSNDVVGATGWMALEPPYNKEFDQCGCFETYASGNGIGYQARKELVALKKSVGIQKFTETKSALRDKPVETVTSHDVFASYPADPVAVKVLNKAVQMWGMGAANLVSLFDPQKIIFGGGVFGPAVQFIPEIYKEACKWGQPISMKSVKFCATEVQSDAALLGAAYLVLGKEFV, from the coding sequence ATGGGTGTAATTGGTATTGATTTGGGCGGAACAAAAGTTTCCGCTGCTGTTTTTGATGAGTTTGGCAACTTGCAAAAAAGAGATATGCGCCTTTTGGAGGGTCGTACGGGAAGTGCTGTAGGTGAACTTATTGCAGACGTTATTAAACAACTGATACCTGTGTATTCAATTACCGGCGCAGGCATTTGCATTCCAGGAATTGTATACTCCAAAAAAGAGACCGTATGGGCGCCAAATATTCCTGGATGGGAAAATTTTCCTCTTAAAAAATATGTCAGAGAGGCTCTTTCAGATAAGGATATAAGCATCGCGATAGAGAGTGACAGAACTTGCTATATCCTGGGTGAAAAATGGAAAGGGGCGGCAAAGGATTGCGATAATGCAATTTATCTTGCAGTTGGAACCGGAATAGGGGCGGGTATTCTTTTGGACGGAAGAGTTATCCACGGTTCTAATGATGTGGTTGGAGCTACCGGATGGATGGCTTTGGAACCACCTTATAATAAGGAGTTTGACCAATGCGGATGTTTTGAGACTTACGCAAGCGGAAATGGAATTGGCTATCAGGCGCGTAAAGAACTGGTGGCTCTAAAAAAATCTGTCGGGATACAAAAATTCACTGAAACAAAAAGCGCGCTAAGGGACAAGCCTGTTGAAACGGTTACTTCACATGATGTGTTTGCCTCATATCCTGCTGATCCCGTGGCTGTTAAAGTGCTGAATAAAGCGGTTCAGATGTGGGGAATGGGGGCGGCAAATCTTGTAAGTTTGTTTGACCCGCAGAAAATTATTTTTGGCGGCGGCGTGTTTGGACCTGCTGTTCAGTTCATTCCGGAGATTTACAAAGAGGCCTGCAAATGGGGGCAGCCAATCTCCATGAAGAGCGTTAAGTTCTGCGCCACTGAGGTTCAGAGCGATGCGGCTTTATTGGGCGCCGCATATCTAGTTCTTGGAAAAGAATTTGTATAA
- the recR gene encoding recombination mediator RecR, translating to MFKQNYSSKLLEDAVEQFATLPGIGKKSALRMALHLLKQPEENIQKFASSFVELRKNAKHCSVCNMISDTDICSVCSDKNRDKSVICVVESIRDVLSIENTETYNGLYHVLDGIISPMDGIGPSDLPIPQLEERLKKGGVNEVILALSTSMEGETTSYYLFKKLKNYNVKITSIARGVAFGNDLEYTDEVTLAKSIENRQPFNG from the coding sequence ATGTTTAAGCAAAATTACTCTTCAAAACTATTGGAGGATGCGGTTGAACAATTTGCAACACTTCCTGGGATTGGCAAGAAGAGCGCTTTGCGCATGGCTCTCCATCTTCTGAAGCAGCCGGAGGAAAACATTCAAAAGTTTGCCTCTTCTTTTGTTGAGCTGCGCAAGAATGCAAAGCATTGTTCCGTCTGCAATATGATTTCAGACACAGATATTTGCAGCGTTTGTTCAGATAAGAACAGGGATAAATCCGTGATATGCGTTGTTGAGAGCATCAGGGATGTTTTGAGCATAGAAAACACTGAGACTTACAATGGTCTTTATCATGTTCTCGACGGTATCATCTCTCCTATGGACGGAATAGGGCCGTCTGACCTGCCAATTCCGCAGCTGGAAGAGCGGCTTAAGAAAGGCGGTGTGAATGAGGTGATTCTGGCGCTTTCTACAAGCATGGAGGGTGAGACTACCTCATATTATCTTTTTAAGAAACTTAAAAATTATAACGTAAAAATAACCTCTATTGCGCGCGGCGTTGCGTTTGGGAATGATTTGGAATACACAGATGAGGTTACGCTTGCAAAATCCATAGAAAACAGACAACCATTTAACGGTTAA
- the murQ gene encoding N-acetylmuramic acid 6-phosphate etherase, whose translation MNMTRVTEQASNYSNLDKMSTGDLLRGINHEDQHVPIVVEGCIPQIEKLVDGITARMKNGGRLFYLGAGTSGRLGILDASEIPPTYGAPFNLVIGLIAGGDTAIRKAVENAEDDYNGGWRDLEKFNINDKDTVIGIAASGSTPYVVGACAEAKKRGLLTGCITCNPDAKVTEVVDIPIVAVVGPEFVTGSTRMKSGTAQKMILNMISTCVMIKLGHVKGNKMVDMKLNNSKLLDRGTRMIMDETKITDYNLAKSYLVKYGSVRQAIDKYKSEQKK comes from the coding sequence ATAAATATGACCAGAGTTACTGAACAAGCATCAAATTACAGCAATTTGGACAAGATGTCCACCGGAGATTTGCTGAGAGGAATTAATCATGAGGACCAGCATGTTCCCATCGTAGTTGAAGGGTGTATCCCTCAGATAGAGAAGTTAGTAGACGGTATTACCGCAAGAATGAAAAATGGCGGAAGACTTTTTTATCTTGGTGCGGGAACAAGCGGAAGACTTGGAATTCTGGATGCTTCTGAAATTCCTCCAACTTATGGAGCTCCGTTTAATTTGGTGATAGGACTTATTGCCGGCGGTGATACGGCCATAAGAAAAGCTGTTGAAAATGCTGAAGATGACTACAATGGCGGATGGAGAGATTTGGAGAAATTTAATATTAACGATAAAGATACCGTTATAGGAATTGCGGCGAGCGGCTCAACTCCTTATGTTGTAGGTGCTTGTGCAGAGGCAAAAAAACGCGGCTTGCTTACGGGCTGCATTACTTGTAATCCTGATGCAAAAGTTACGGAAGTTGTGGATATTCCGATTGTAGCAGTTGTAGGACCGGAGTTTGTAACAGGCTCAACAAGAATGAAATCCGGCACTGCTCAAAAGATGATTCTTAATATGATTTCAACCTGCGTCATGATTAAGCTTGGTCATGTAAAGGGGAACAAGATGGTGGATATGAAGTTAAATAACTCCAAACTTCTTGACCGCGGAACACGCATGATTATGGATGAGACAAAGATTACTGATTACAATCTTGCAAAATCATATCTTGTAAAATACGGCTCAGTCCGCCAGGCAATAGATAAATACAAATCTGAACAGAAAAAATAA
- a CDS encoding ATPase: MILIADSGSTKVDWCALKEDGTYSIIKTAGINPVFITKDKIINILKDKLLSVIGTEISAVYFYGAGVVSGGVCQDLAEAFGEVFPKARCESASDILAAARAVCGHNKGIACIMGTGSNSCFYDGTTITQHVNAGGFILGDEASGGVLGRKLVSDYIKGVLPKDLQAAFTEQYHLDYAQIVDKVYKQPVPSRFLASFSHFIEDHMDSPHIDHLLRSSFKEFFTRNVYQYDYKNYKVNFVGSIAFVFKKILEQVAEECGVEIGIIMRSPIEGLIHYHQIDVKGGR, from the coding sequence ATGATACTAATAGCAGACAGCGGCTCCACTAAGGTTGACTGGTGTGCTCTTAAAGAGGACGGAACCTACAGCATTATTAAAACAGCGGGTATCAACCCGGTTTTCATTACAAAAGATAAGATAATTAACATTCTAAAGGACAAGCTTTTGTCCGTTATAGGAACTGAAATTTCCGCGGTGTATTTTTATGGCGCCGGGGTTGTTTCCGGAGGAGTTTGCCAGGATTTGGCGGAGGCATTTGGAGAAGTTTTTCCAAAGGCCAGATGTGAATCTGCTTCTGATATTCTGGCGGCTGCAAGAGCAGTATGCGGTCATAATAAAGGGATTGCATGCATAATGGGGACAGGCTCAAATTCATGTTTTTATGATGGGACTACAATTACTCAGCATGTGAATGCCGGCGGATTCATCCTTGGTGATGAAGCCAGCGGCGGCGTGCTTGGACGCAAGCTTGTTTCTGATTATATCAAAGGTGTTTTGCCAAAAGATTTGCAGGCGGCATTTACAGAACAATACCATCTGGATTATGCTCAGATTGTGGATAAGGTTTATAAACAGCCAGTTCCAAGCAGATTCCTGGCATCGTTCTCTCATTTTATAGAGGATCACATGGATAGTCCACATATAGATCATTTGCTGCGCTCCAGCTTTAAAGAGTTCTTTACGCGCAATGTCTATCAATATGACTACAAGAACTATAAAGTAAATTTTGTTGGCTCTATCGCATTTGTATTCAAGAAGATACTGGAGCAAGTTGCGGAGGAGTGCGGAGTGGAGATTGGCATTATAATGCGCTCTCCAATTGAGGGATTAATTCATTATCATCAAATTGACGTTAAAGGAGGAAGATAA
- the pnuC gene encoding nicotinamide riboside transporter PnuC, with the protein MDFSWIEILGFAGGIIYTLFEILQLRAMWIIALVTATSYAIIFYSQGIYAQMGLQIYFVIMSFYGIWQWTLQRRNYEKSLEHSNLGTAEPEAKKENSIIYCIPTGKQIAWGAAILCVLTAVLYLFIGTFSKLFSQVPDPYPFWDALATALSILGTYWLSKSYLYQWWLWIAADIMMAVIFAMQYIGGQNGMVLSVILYAFYIVSAFYGIWHWKKSGVRI; encoded by the coding sequence ATGGATTTTAGCTGGATAGAAATACTTGGTTTTGCGGGTGGAATTATTTACACCCTCTTTGAAATTTTGCAGTTAAGGGCTATGTGGATAATAGCCCTTGTTACTGCAACATCTTATGCTATAATATTTTACTCTCAGGGCATTTATGCCCAGATGGGGCTTCAAATCTACTTTGTAATAATGAGTTTTTATGGAATCTGGCAATGGACCTTGCAGCGCAGAAATTATGAGAAATCGTTAGAACATAGCAATTTAGGCACCGCAGAACCGGAAGCCAAGAAGGAGAACAGCATTATCTATTGTATCCCGACAGGTAAACAAATTGCCTGGGGGGCGGCAATTCTATGTGTCTTAACAGCAGTGCTTTATCTCTTCATAGGAACCTTCAGCAAACTGTTTTCACAAGTACCGGACCCATATCCGTTTTGGGATGCGCTTGCAACCGCACTTAGCATATTGGGGACTTATTGGCTGAGCAAATCCTACTTGTATCAGTGGTGGCTGTGGATTGCAGCTGATATTATGATGGCTGTAATTTTTGCAATGCAATATATCGGAGGGCAAAATGGAATGGTATTGTCGGTGATACTATATGCATTTTATATTGTATCAGCATTTTACGGAATATGGCACTGGAAAAAGAGCGGGGTCAGAATATGA
- a CDS encoding sodium:solute symporter — MNSTILLITFLVYTILLFAIAFLTSRKADNNSYFTGNRKSNWFLVAYGMIGASLSGVSFMSVPGNVFNEKFYYLPMLIGMIGGYAIIAGVLVPLYYKMNLTSIYTYLDKRFGNYSYKTGASFFIISRLLGATVRTFLVVFVLYNFVLEPLHIPFWVAAVVFVLLAILYTMKGGVKTIIWTDMIQTTFMIIAVVVSLIFICRGMNWNFSDMISNVHASNYSNIFDTDWVSKTNWFKRFLSGLVIPIAMTGLDQAMMQKNLSCKNIHESQKNIMTSIGMMIVMNILFLALGAVLAIFIQNHPDLLALATNSAGKVEADKIFPIVAFNLKPVVGVIFFVGLISAAYPTCANAITSLTTSTCIDIVDMEKRNWDDKKKKQVRQIVNIIMAVLFVLLIIAFNILKNDAVINMVYTIASYTYGPLLGLFMFGILTKKHIADKAVPYVCILSPVICYFLQTMVFDFGFALIVVCALLTFAGLAMFVKKPAKA, encoded by the coding sequence ATGAATTCTACTATCCTCCTGATTACATTTTTGGTTTATACCATTTTGCTATTTGCAATTGCTTTTTTGACATCCAGAAAGGCAGATAATAATTCATATTTCACGGGCAACCGCAAATCTAACTGGTTCTTAGTTGCTTACGGAATGATTGGAGCATCTTTGAGCGGAGTCTCTTTTATGAGCGTTCCCGGAAATGTTTTCAATGAGAAGTTTTATTATCTCCCGATGCTCATTGGAATGATAGGCGGATATGCAATAATTGCAGGTGTCCTTGTGCCGCTTTATTACAAGATGAATCTTACCTCCATTTACACTTACCTTGATAAAAGATTCGGCAATTACAGTTATAAAACAGGAGCCTCTTTCTTCATCATTTCCAGATTGTTGGGAGCAACAGTCAGAACTTTTCTTGTGGTATTTGTACTGTACAATTTTGTTTTGGAGCCTCTTCATATTCCGTTCTGGGTTGCCGCTGTAGTCTTTGTGCTGCTGGCAATTTTGTACACAATGAAGGGAGGAGTAAAGACAATTATCTGGACAGACATGATTCAGACAACATTTATGATAATTGCCGTAGTAGTCTCATTGATATTTATTTGCAGAGGCATGAACTGGAATTTCTCCGATATGATTTCTAATGTTCACGCTTCAAATTATTCAAATATTTTTGACACAGACTGGGTATCCAAAACAAATTGGTTTAAGAGATTTTTAAGCGGTCTTGTAATCCCCATAGCAATGACGGGACTGGATCAGGCAATGATGCAGAAAAATCTGAGCTGCAAGAATATACATGAATCTCAAAAGAACATTATGACATCTATCGGGATGATGATAGTTATGAATATTCTTTTCCTTGCTCTTGGCGCGGTGCTGGCAATTTTTATCCAAAATCATCCCGACTTGCTGGCGCTTGCAACTAATTCTGCCGGCAAAGTTGAGGCTGATAAAATATTCCCGATAGTTGCATTTAATTTAAAGCCGGTTGTTGGAGTTATCTTCTTTGTGGGCTTGATATCAGCCGCTTACCCAACCTGTGCAAATGCAATTACATCTCTTACCACATCTACCTGCATAGACATTGTAGATATGGAGAAGAGAAATTGGGATGATAAAAAGAAGAAACAGGTTCGCCAGATTGTGAACATTATTATGGCCGTTCTCTTTGTTCTGCTGATAATTGCATTTAACATATTAAAGAACGATGCGGTCATAAACATGGTATATACCATTGCATCATATACTTATGGACCTCTTCTTGGATTGTTTATGTTTGGAATTTTGACAAAGAAGCATATTGCGGACAAGGCGGTGCCTTATGTATGTATCTTATCACCAGTGATTTGCTACTTTCTGCAAACAATGGTATTTGATTTTGGCTTTGCGCTGATAGTTGTATGCGCTCTGCTTACTTTTGCAGGCCTTGCCATGTTTGTCAAAAAACCGGCAAAGGCATAG